Part of the Deltaproteobacteria bacterium genome is shown below.
ACTCGGGCGTACGCTCGAGCGGCGGACGCCGCACGCCTCCGCGCACGTCGAACCTGGCGCCGGTATCGGCCGCAATCTCGCCTGCAATCGCGCGCAACCGGTCGACCACGTCGCGGCCGTCCTCGGCGCGCACAAACCGCAGATCGACGCCGCACTCGGCGCGGGCGGGGACGGTGTTGCGGCTCGTGCCGCCCGCGATCACGCCGACGTTGACCGTCACGCCGCGGTCATAGTCGGTCTGCCGCTGCGCCGCGTCGACGAACCGCGCCAGCGCCCAGATCGCGTTGATGCCGTCGGCGTGGTGGTTGCCCGCGTGCGCGGCGCGTCCGTGCACCTCGACGGTGAGGCCGCCGGTGCCCTTCCGCCGCGTGATGATCGCGTCGCCTGCCCGGCCCGCCTCGAATACGAGTGCACACGCGGCGCCGCGCGCGATCTCCTCGAGCAGCGGGCGTGAGTCCGGCGAGCCGACCTCCTCGTCCGCCACGGATACGAACGCGACCGGCAGCGACGCCAGCGCGCCCGCGTCCGCGAGCGCCGCCAACGCCGTGTACACCACCGCGATCCCTCCCT
Proteins encoded:
- a CDS encoding M20 family peptidase produces the protein MGALLRDAFGAVDGLRGDVRPGGDGSGDHLWWRTAAWDRTAAGRVLLVGHHDTVFPPGTFEGWRVDGDLARGPGVLDMKGGIAVVYTALAALADAGALASLPVAFVSVADEEVGSPDSRPLLEEIARGAACALVFEAGRAGDAIITRRKGTGGLTVEVHGRAAHAGNHHADGINAIWALARFVDAAQRQTDYDRGVTVNVGVIAGGTSRNTVPARAECGVDLRFVRAEDGRDVVDRLRAIAGEIAADTGARFDVRGGVRRPPLERTPESVALYERYARAARASGLGDAECDLIGGGSDANTISALGVPCIDGLGPRGAGFHTHDEYIELSSLPLRTEALLRFLLDG